The following coding sequences lie in one Daphnia pulex isolate KAP4 chromosome 1, ASM2113471v1 genomic window:
- the LOC124188586 gene encoding U-scoloptoxin(01)-Er1a-like, with the protein MMRQVAVLLCVAFAVSLVYSLPALHRAKRWEEFPNVTLTFDCTDRPLGFYADQEFECMLFHMCDEDGRRIPYMCGSGTAFNQQYRICDWIHNFDCKEADKWFYLNELTYVTDPPKQIKA; encoded by the exons ATGATGCGTCAAGTTGCAGTTCTCCTTTGCGTGGCATTCG CCGTTTCGTTGGTCTACTCCCTGCCGGCCCTTCACCgc gCTAAACGCTGGGAGGAGTTTCCTAACGTGACACTCACTTTCGACTGCACCGACCGACCACTTGGATTCTACGCCGACCAGGAATTCGAGTGCATGTTGTTCCACATGTGCGACGAAGACGGCCGCCGTATCCCTTACATGTGCGGCTCTGGAACCGCCTTCAACCAGCAGTACCGCATCTGCGACTGGATCCACAACTTCGACTGCAAGGAAGCTGACAAGTG GTTTTACTTGAACGAGTTGACTTACGTCACGGATCCTCCCAAGCAAATCAAAGCTTAA
- the LOC124188536 gene encoding uncharacterized protein LOC124188536 isoform X1, which produces MANASLCVGLVCIDIVAESERFPVEDTDHRIPNLSYRRGGNASNSCSVLSQLGMKTEFLGTLSNSIQLDFIRRDFAEHSVSIEHCPIFPDCEFPTSIVILNAYNSTRTIMHHPTNLQELGVQHFTNLNLNNYSWIHFEGRSANVDNIKQMIKFVRENSKSIKISVEIEKTRTVLGELLPLGDVVFISKEFSQFSGFPTMKEAVKGFIGLSRPGCIVVCAWGSEGAAAGQNVDGTDVVKCQSASAPCRIIDTLGAGDTFNAAFIYSQINLWDWKKGLEFACHIAGCKIGLNGFLGLEQFKQTFLFEASDNDRYPDGAVRLRNPNIELMDQDILYHLALGSGSHDLQQMFGDVKFVCMGGTPKRMEQFANFIMDEIGYKLPAGTTLLDISQYSYRYSMYKVGPVLSISHGMGIPSVGILLHEVIKLMYHARVKDPVFFRLGTCGGIGLDGGQLVITDEAVDGMMRPFLELPVLGQLVQRPSKLDTELAKELQSLSTQDDPFETHVGRTMCTYDFYEGQGRLDGAFCDYTEKEKLEFLHKVHDNNILNMEMESLAFAALTHHAGIRAAVICVTLLNRLNGDQVASSKEVLNEWQNRPQAIVARYIKKHMGMTGPAPRPPPPGPKTVVNSKKLKFVREESQSYE; this is translated from the exons atgGCAAATGCATCACTCTGTGTGGGACTAGTGTGTATTGATATTGTTGCCGAAAGTGAAAGATTTCCTGTAGAAGACACTGATCATAG GATTCCAAACCTTTCGTacagaagaggaggaaatgcGTCCAACTCATGCTCTGTTTTGTCTCAACTGGGAATGAAAACAGAGTTTTTAGGAACTCTTTCAAACTCAATACAACTGGATTTCATTCGAAGAGATTTTGCAGAACACTCAGTTTCAATTGAACACTGCCCTATTTTCCCTGATTGTGAGTTTCCAACTTCCATTGTGATACTTAATGCCTACAATAGTACCAGAACCATTATGCATCATCCAACAAATTTACAAGAGCTGGGTGTCCAACATTTCACCAATCTTAATCTAAACAATTATTCATGGATTCATTTTGaa GGAAGGAGTGCTAATGTCGATaacataaaacaaatgattaaatttGTGCGGGAAAATTCTAAATCTATAAAAATATCGGTTGAAATCGAAAAGACACGCACAGTTCTTGGTGAACTCCTCCCACTAGGAGATGTTGTCTTTATTTCGAAAGAATTTTCTCAGTTTTCTGGCTTCCCTACCATGAAAGAAGCAGTAAAAGGATTTATCGGTTTGTCAAGACCAGG GTGCATTGTCGTATGTGCCTGGGGGTCAGAAGGAGCGGCTGCAGGACAAAATGTTGATGGGACAGATGTGGTGAAGTGTCAAAGTGCTTCTGCACCTTGTCGTATCATCGATACCCTTGGAGCTGGGGATACATTCAACGCTGCATTCATCTATAGCCAAATTAACCTGTGGGACTGGAAAAAAGGGCTTGAATTCGCCTGCCATATTGCCGGTTGCAAAATTGGTTTAAACGGATTTCTAGGACTCGAACAATTCAAGCAGACCTTTTTATTTGAGGCCTCAGACAATGACAG GTATCCCGATGGGGCTGTTCGCCTTCGTAATCCAAATATTGAGCTGATGGACCAGGACATTCTTTATCATTTGGCATTGGGGAGCGGAAGC CATGACCTCCAGCAAATGTTTGGCGACGTTAAG TTTGTGTGCATGGGAGGTACTCCGAAGCGCATGGAGCAGTTTGCTAACTTTATTATGGATGAGATCGGTTACAAATTGCCAGCTGGAACAACTCTGCTGGACATTTCTCAATATTCCTACCGATATTCGATGTACAAAGTCGGACCGGTTCTCTCCATCAGC CATGGAATGGGTATTCCGTCAGTTGGAATTCTACTTCACGAAGTCATTAAACTAATGTACCACGCTCGAGTTAAAGATCCCGTGTTCTTCCGTCTGGGAACATGTGGCGGTATTGGCTTGGATGGCGGACAACTGGTAATCACGGACGAAGCCGTGGATGGCATGATGAGACCATTCCTCGAATTG CCAGTTTTAGGGCAATTGGTCCAACGACCATCCAAGCTCGACACAGAACTGGCCAAAGAATTGCAGTCTCTTTCTACTCAAGACGATCCCTTTGAGACGCACGTTGGTCGAACTATGTGCACTTATGATTTCTATGAAG GACAGGGACGTCTAGATGGAGCATTCTGTGACTACACTGAAAAGGAAAAGCTGGAATTCTTGCACAAGGTTCATGACAATAACATTCTCAACATGGAAATGGAATCCTTGGCCTTTGCAGCGCTGACCCACCATGCAGGAATCCGTGCGGCAGTCATCTGTGTCACTCTGCTCAACCGCCTTAATGGTGACCAG GTGGCTTCGAGCAAGGAAGTCTTGAACGAGTGGCAAAACAGACCTCAGGCCATCGTCGCTCGATACATCAAAAAGCACATGGGCATGACAGGCCCAGCTCCGCGTCCTCCTCCGCCCGGGCCCAAAACGGTTGTCAACTCAAAGAAACTCAAATTCGTCCGCGAGGAATCTCAAAGCTACGAATAG
- the LOC124188578 gene encoding uncharacterized protein LOC124188578, with product MDGRNVFAFFLFLIAMSMCTAEGDPQRDDHGSRRPPQPFTTTQSQPTIQVLGIPIVSALNLAGGIVGGVLSATRLTEPSFAPFSCIGRIPGYYADVTTNCKNYYTCTPRGRQYYYRCGEHTIFNQLYLTCDHRRNYDCRRALQDYSVNEQYRPFRTRGQHGLDERIRT from the exons ATGGATGGCCGGAATGTATTcgctttcttcttgtttctaaTTG CGATGTCCATGTGTACTGCTGAAGGCGATCCTCAACGAGATGATCATGGGTCACGTCGCCCGCCTCAACCATTTACAACTACTCAATCTCAGCCTACGATTCAAGTCCTTGGAATTCCCATAGTGTCGGCTCTCAACCTTGCTGGCGGAATAGTTGGAGGTGTTCTATCTGCCACTAGACTGACGGAACCATCGTTTGCCCCATTTTCTTGCATCGGTCGAATACCTGGATACTACGCTGATGTCACCACAAACTGCAAG aaCTACTATACTTG CACACCTCGTGGACGTCAATACTATTACCGTTGCGGGGAACACACTATTTTTAATCAACTATATTTAACATGTGATCATAG ACGCAACTACGACTGCCGGCGAGCTCTTCAAGACTACAGTGTCAACGAGCAATATCGTCCCTTTCGTACTCGCGGTCAACACGGGCTAGACGAACGAATTCGGACATAA
- the LOC124188536 gene encoding uridine phosphorylase 1-like isoform X2: MPCNSEDFPVPCDRCMDKLPEGETPEGEKTNAEVKSCCYVRYPDGAVRLRNPNIELMDQDILYHLALGSGSHDLQQMFGDVKFVCMGGTPKRMEQFANFIMDEIGYKLPAGTTLLDISQYSYRYSMYKVGPVLSISHGMGIPSVGILLHEVIKLMYHARVKDPVFFRLGTCGGIGLDGGQLVITDEAVDGMMRPFLELPVLGQLVQRPSKLDTELAKELQSLSTQDDPFETHVGRTMCTYDFYEGQGRLDGAFCDYTEKEKLEFLHKVHDNNILNMEMESLAFAALTHHAGIRAAVICVTLLNRLNGDQVASSKEVLNEWQNRPQAIVARYIKKHMGMTGPAPRPPPPGPKTVVNSKKLKFVREESQSYE; this comes from the exons ATGCCTTGCAATTCGGAAGATTTTCCCGTCCCCTGCGATCGCTGTATGGATAAATTGCCGGAAGGCGAAACACCGGAAGGCGAAAAGACCAATGCCGAAGTGAAAAGTTGTTGCTATGTCAg GTATCCCGATGGGGCTGTTCGCCTTCGTAATCCAAATATTGAGCTGATGGACCAGGACATTCTTTATCATTTGGCATTGGGGAGCGGAAGC CATGACCTCCAGCAAATGTTTGGCGACGTTAAG TTTGTGTGCATGGGAGGTACTCCGAAGCGCATGGAGCAGTTTGCTAACTTTATTATGGATGAGATCGGTTACAAATTGCCAGCTGGAACAACTCTGCTGGACATTTCTCAATATTCCTACCGATATTCGATGTACAAAGTCGGACCGGTTCTCTCCATCAGC CATGGAATGGGTATTCCGTCAGTTGGAATTCTACTTCACGAAGTCATTAAACTAATGTACCACGCTCGAGTTAAAGATCCCGTGTTCTTCCGTCTGGGAACATGTGGCGGTATTGGCTTGGATGGCGGACAACTGGTAATCACGGACGAAGCCGTGGATGGCATGATGAGACCATTCCTCGAATTG CCAGTTTTAGGGCAATTGGTCCAACGACCATCCAAGCTCGACACAGAACTGGCCAAAGAATTGCAGTCTCTTTCTACTCAAGACGATCCCTTTGAGACGCACGTTGGTCGAACTATGTGCACTTATGATTTCTATGAAG GACAGGGACGTCTAGATGGAGCATTCTGTGACTACACTGAAAAGGAAAAGCTGGAATTCTTGCACAAGGTTCATGACAATAACATTCTCAACATGGAAATGGAATCCTTGGCCTTTGCAGCGCTGACCCACCATGCAGGAATCCGTGCGGCAGTCATCTGTGTCACTCTGCTCAACCGCCTTAATGGTGACCAG GTGGCTTCGAGCAAGGAAGTCTTGAACGAGTGGCAAAACAGACCTCAGGCCATCGTCGCTCGATACATCAAAAAGCACATGGGCATGACAGGCCCAGCTCCGCGTCCTCCTCCGCCCGGGCCCAAAACGGTTGTCAACTCAAAGAAACTCAAATTCGTCCGCGAGGAATCTCAAAGCTACGAATAG